One Canis aureus isolate CA01 chromosome 35, VMU_Caureus_v.1.0, whole genome shotgun sequence genomic region harbors:
- the LOC144305297 gene encoding uncharacterized protein LOC144305297 isoform X1, whose translation MRQAEAVERRGPARSRGRRTHTPHTPHTPRSRSVRPPPRRCQALAAPPASSTPQGARRYAPGGGGRPRSRVLLHLWGTGSHPPAGQIGAREEHFTDHYPRHSGLPAKCLQTPPPTPTPTPPGPAPTPTRRSGVSWLGPSSTQRNVPSYSAGSWLKTP comes from the exons ATGCGTCAGGCCGAGGCTGTGGAGAGAAGAGGCCCAGCGCGGTCAAGGGGGCGCCGAACCCACACGCCCCACACGCCCCACACGCCGCGGAGCCGGAGCGTGCGGCCGCCTCCTCGGCGTTGTCAGGCGCTGGCGGCGCCGCCCGCCTCAAGCACACCCCAAGGCGCCCGGCGATACGCGCCCGGAGGAGGGGGAAGGCCCCGGAGCCGTGTGCTTCTTCATCTTTGGGGAACGGGCAGCCATCCTCCTGCAGGGCAAATCGGGGCAAGGGAGGAACATTTCACAGACCATTACCCACGACACTCGG GTCTCCCGGCAAAATGCCTGCAGACGCCCCcgccgaccccgaccccgaccccccccggccccgcccccacccccacccgccgctCCGGGGTGTCCTGGCTCGGACCTTCGTCTACGCAGAGAAACGTCCCCAG
- the LOC144305297 gene encoding uncharacterized protein LOC144305297 isoform X2: MRQAEAVERRGPARSRGRRTHTPHTPHTPRSRSVRPPPRRCQALAAPPASSTPQGARRYAPGGGGRPRSRVLLHLWGTGSHPPAGQIGAREEHFTDHYPRHSGLPAKCLQTPPPTPTPTPPGPAPTPTRRSGVSWLGPSSTQRNVPRIFSSLASSAV, encoded by the exons ATGCGTCAGGCCGAGGCTGTGGAGAGAAGAGGCCCAGCGCGGTCAAGGGGGCGCCGAACCCACACGCCCCACACGCCCCACACGCCGCGGAGCCGGAGCGTGCGGCCGCCTCCTCGGCGTTGTCAGGCGCTGGCGGCGCCGCCCGCCTCAAGCACACCCCAAGGCGCCCGGCGATACGCGCCCGGAGGAGGGGGAAGGCCCCGGAGCCGTGTGCTTCTTCATCTTTGGGGAACGGGCAGCCATCCTCCTGCAGGGCAAATCGGGGCAAGGGAGGAACATTTCACAGACCATTACCCACGACACTCGG GTCTCCCGGCAAAATGCCTGCAGACGCCCCcgccgaccccgaccccgaccccccccggccccgcccccacccccacccgccgctCCGGGGTGTCCTGGCTCGGACCTTCGTCTACGCAGAGAAACGTCCCCAG